In Streptomyces sp. TS71-3, the following proteins share a genomic window:
- a CDS encoding ribbon-helix-helix protein, CopG family gives MAMTLRLPDDLDAKLTERARRERRSKQELAIEAIRDAENRAELKVDDVLAELMDSDAEILDYLK, from the coding sequence ATGGCGATGACACTCCGACTCCCCGACGACCTTGACGCGAAACTCACCGAGCGGGCCCGTCGGGAGCGCCGCAGTAAGCAGGAACTTGCCATTGAGGCCATCCGTGACGCCGAGAATCGGGCCGAGCTGAAGGTCGATGACGTCCTGGCCGAGCTCATGGACAGCGATGCGGAGATCCTGGACTACCTGAAGTGA
- a CDS encoding SDR family NAD(P)-dependent oxidoreductase, with amino-acid sequence MSHLDGKTALVTGASSGIGRATARRLAGDGARVYLTGRRKDELEAAAAECGPGAVAVPCDVSQAADLDRVMDVIRGDGRRLDAVVANAGLGVLTSLAEATQEQYDHVFGVNAKGTLLTVQKSLPLLADGASVILLGSTSSYQGISGMGLYAASKAAIRSLGRTWAAELAPRGVRVNVITPGPTATPGIEGLAEANGLSTEGFHGVLASQVALNRMGRPAEVAAVVAFLAGPESSFVTGSEYFVDGGQIQV; translated from the coding sequence ATGTCTCATCTGGATGGGAAGACCGCCCTCGTGACCGGCGCCTCCAGCGGTATCGGGCGCGCGACAGCCCGGCGTCTCGCCGGCGACGGTGCCCGCGTCTACCTGACGGGCAGGCGCAAGGACGAACTGGAAGCCGCGGCGGCGGAGTGCGGCCCCGGCGCGGTCGCCGTGCCGTGCGACGTCTCGCAGGCGGCCGATCTCGACCGTGTCATGGACGTCATCCGCGGCGACGGACGCCGCCTGGACGCCGTGGTGGCCAATGCCGGCCTCGGTGTCCTGACCAGCCTCGCGGAGGCCACCCAGGAGCAGTACGACCACGTCTTCGGGGTGAACGCGAAAGGCACCCTGCTGACCGTGCAGAAGTCGCTGCCGCTCCTGGCCGACGGTGCCTCGGTGATCCTGCTCGGCTCGACGTCCAGCTACCAGGGGATCAGCGGCATGGGCCTCTACGCCGCCTCCAAGGCCGCGATCCGCAGTCTGGGGCGCACCTGGGCCGCCGAACTCGCGCCCCGGGGCGTGCGCGTCAACGTCATCACCCCTGGCCCCACCGCCACTCCCGGAATCGAGGGGCTGGCGGAGGCGAACGGCCTGAGCACTGAGGGTTTCCACGGTGTGCTCGCCTCCCAGGTCGCGTTGAACCGGATGGGCCGACCCGCCGAGGTGGCCGCCGTGGTCGCGTTCCTGGCCGGCCCGGAGAGCTCCTTCGTCACCGGCTCCGAGTACTTCGTGGACGGCGGCCAGATACAGGTCTGA
- a CDS encoding CopG family transcriptional regulator has product MSMKRTNVYADPEDLAIIKEAAKRRGVSEAEIIRQGIHLAAMANRVWDEPLFSRTFRGTGSTPGKREVRDAVADAVRREAGSGTAA; this is encoded by the coding sequence ATGTCCATGAAGCGAACCAACGTCTACGCCGATCCGGAAGACCTCGCGATTATCAAGGAGGCCGCGAAGCGGCGCGGCGTCAGTGAGGCCGAGATCATCCGTCAGGGCATCCATCTCGCGGCCATGGCCAACCGTGTCTGGGACGAGCCTCTCTTCTCCCGTACCTTCCGGGGGACGGGCAGTACGCCCGGCAAGCGCGAGGTGCGTGACGCCGTCGCCGATGCCGTGCGTCGCGAGGCCGGGTCCGGGACCGCCGCGTGA
- a CDS encoding SpoIIE family protein phosphatase, whose amino-acid sequence MRGDENSAVAPETAEVDRLLDRATRTVGAHFGALYLKVPERKLMMMTTATGVPSRLTRPWSRVALAAPVPVAEAARSGAPVWLPNRQELARRFPRTALAFPYSVAMYVVPVLVDGACWGAVLMLWPGNRPQELTPAETSEIGRAVELIARGLRTAAARGSPVRPRITPLALDPPSPRYGHPASDLTERLGEGVCALDLHGRVTFLNSTAAGLLERDRAELLGNRPWQMVPWLTDPAYENAYLAALFSRLPTSFTADRPDGTSLAFLLYPDTTGITVRIRPTDRPEDPPDPATDTLPAAPARPGTLFHLLHLASALTRAVDVEELTFSLTEQVMQVLDAQGLALLTADEGRLQVVGTAGFPPEVQRYLNGLPLSSQTAGIRAIETGVPLFYSDASDLIRDFPNNRHCGDMAAFAFLPLTVSGRTIGCCVLGYDRPRLFPTDQRAELTSLAGMIAQALERARLYDSNAQVARGLQEGLLPHRLPRPGQLDVAARYRPATHALEVGGDFYDLIDFGESVVGAVVGDVQGHSVQAAAIMGQVRTAVHTHARAGSPPEEILSRTNRLLTELSGSLFCSCVYAHIDVPRHRVRLVSAGHPPPILRHPDGTTEVLDKASGLLLGIEPDVRYEITEFDLPPGALLALYTDGLVERPGIDLGQAIGRLAEEISEAGRQELGALADAVIERAETTVSPRSGDDIALLLVECPMAGSDHR is encoded by the coding sequence ATGCGTGGAGACGAGAACAGCGCCGTCGCCCCGGAGACGGCGGAGGTGGACCGGCTGCTCGACCGGGCCACGAGAACCGTCGGCGCGCATTTCGGGGCGCTGTATCTGAAGGTCCCGGAGCGGAAGCTGATGATGATGACGACCGCGACCGGGGTGCCCAGCAGGCTGACCCGGCCGTGGTCGCGGGTGGCGCTGGCGGCCCCCGTGCCGGTGGCCGAGGCGGCCCGGTCGGGCGCTCCGGTGTGGCTCCCCAACCGGCAGGAGCTGGCCCGCCGCTTCCCGCGCACGGCGCTCGCCTTCCCCTACTCGGTGGCCATGTACGTCGTTCCGGTGCTCGTCGACGGCGCCTGCTGGGGTGCCGTCCTGATGCTGTGGCCCGGCAACCGCCCACAGGAGCTGACCCCCGCCGAGACCAGCGAGATAGGGCGGGCCGTGGAGCTGATCGCCCGGGGGCTGCGCACGGCCGCGGCGCGGGGCAGCCCGGTGCGTCCGAGGATCACCCCGCTCGCCCTGGACCCGCCGTCGCCGCGGTACGGCCACCCCGCGTCCGACCTCACCGAACGGCTCGGTGAAGGCGTCTGCGCGCTCGACCTGCACGGCCGCGTCACCTTCCTGAACAGCACGGCGGCCGGCCTCCTGGAACGCGACCGCGCCGAGCTGCTGGGCAACCGGCCCTGGCAGATGGTGCCCTGGCTGACCGACCCCGCCTACGAGAACGCCTATCTCGCGGCTCTCTTCAGCCGTCTTCCCACCAGCTTCACCGCCGACCGGCCGGACGGCACGTCGCTCGCGTTCCTGCTGTATCCCGACACCACCGGGATCACCGTGCGCATCAGGCCGACCGACAGGCCCGAGGACCCGCCGGATCCGGCCACCGACACCCTGCCCGCCGCGCCGGCCCGCCCCGGCACCCTCTTCCACCTCCTGCACCTCGCGTCCGCCCTCACCCGGGCCGTCGATGTGGAGGAGCTGACGTTCTCCCTGACCGAGCAGGTCATGCAGGTCCTCGACGCCCAGGGCCTGGCGCTGCTCACGGCCGACGAGGGACGGCTCCAGGTCGTCGGGACCGCCGGGTTCCCCCCGGAGGTGCAGAGGTACCTCAACGGCCTCCCGCTGTCCTCGCAGACCGCCGGCATCCGGGCGATCGAGACCGGTGTGCCGTTGTTCTACTCCGACGCCTCGGACCTGATCCGCGACTTCCCCAACAACCGGCACTGCGGGGACATGGCGGCGTTCGCCTTCCTGCCCCTGACGGTGTCCGGCCGGACCATCGGCTGCTGCGTCCTCGGGTACGACCGGCCGAGGCTCTTCCCCACCGACCAGCGAGCCGAACTCACCTCGCTGGCCGGGATGATCGCGCAGGCACTCGAACGCGCCCGGCTCTACGACTCCAACGCCCAGGTCGCACGCGGCCTCCAGGAGGGGCTGCTGCCGCACCGGCTGCCCCGGCCCGGGCAGCTCGACGTGGCCGCCCGCTACCGACCCGCCACGCACGCCCTCGAAGTCGGCGGCGACTTCTACGACCTGATCGACTTCGGCGAGTCCGTCGTGGGAGCGGTCGTCGGCGATGTCCAGGGGCACAGCGTCCAGGCGGCCGCCATCATGGGCCAGGTCCGCACCGCCGTCCACACCCACGCTCGGGCGGGCTCCCCGCCCGAAGAGATCCTCTCGCGGACGAACCGGCTGCTCACCGAGCTGAGCGGCAGCCTGTTCTGCAGCTGCGTCTACGCCCACATCGACGTTCCCCGGCACCGGGTCCGGCTCGTGTCCGCCGGGCACCCGCCCCCGATCCTGCGGCATCCGGACGGCACCACCGAGGTGCTGGACAAGGCGTCCGGGCTGCTCCTGGGCATCGAGCCGGACGTGCGCTACGAGATCACGGAGTTCGACCTGCCGCCTGGAGCGCTTCTGGCCCTCTACACCGACGGGCTCGTCGAGCGGCCCGGCATCGATCTGGGACAGGCGATCGGCAGGCTTGCCGAGGAGATCTCCGAGGCGGGACGGCAGGAACTGGGCGCGCTGGCGGACGCCGTCATCGAGCGGGCCGAGACGACCGTGAGCCCGCGCAGCGGCGACGACATCGCGCTGCTCCTCGTCGAATGCCCCATGGCCGGATCGGATCACCGTTAG
- a CDS encoding TIGR02678 family protein yields the protein MTTPLGEVLDGRRAAELQRAARALLKEPLLLAHGPSADEFRLVRQYAGELRDWFDRNTGWTLRVDAEAARLHRTPGTLADATHPAREASRARAPFTRRRYVLLCLALAALERGESQTALGRLAEQVVLDAADPRLAAAGIEFTLERREERTDLAAVVRLLLRYGVLRRVAGDEDAYVSGSGDVLYDVQRRVLAGLLAARRGPSTIPAGGFEERLAELTSETALDSEELRFRAIRQRLTRRLLDDPVLYYERLTDEELAYLTRQRGFLTARITELTGLVAEVRAEGIAMVDPPPELRLGGAPNDLTDVRMPEQGTHGHVTLLLAEHLATADVAVSHGELERRVRELAADHGAFWSKSAKQPGAEAELVDQALTKLTALGLVARTAAGVTPLPALARYAVGETVVVEQGARTARPSQRKAHQP from the coding sequence ATGACGACGCCCCTGGGTGAAGTGCTCGACGGACGGCGCGCGGCCGAGCTGCAAAGGGCCGCCCGCGCCCTGCTGAAGGAGCCGCTGTTGCTCGCGCACGGCCCGTCGGCGGACGAGTTCCGCCTGGTGCGGCAGTACGCCGGTGAGCTGCGCGACTGGTTCGACCGCAACACCGGCTGGACGCTGCGGGTGGACGCGGAGGCGGCCCGGCTGCACCGCACGCCCGGCACCCTGGCCGACGCGACCCATCCGGCGCGCGAGGCGTCCCGCGCCCGTGCGCCGTTCACCCGGCGCCGCTACGTACTGCTGTGCCTGGCACTCGCGGCGCTGGAGCGGGGCGAGTCGCAGACCGCGCTGGGGCGGCTGGCCGAGCAGGTGGTGCTGGACGCCGCCGATCCGCGTCTGGCCGCCGCCGGCATCGAGTTCACGCTGGAGCGGCGCGAGGAGCGGACGGACCTGGCGGCGGTGGTGCGGCTGCTGTTGCGGTACGGGGTGCTGAGGCGGGTGGCCGGGGACGAGGACGCCTACGTCAGCGGGTCCGGAGACGTGCTGTACGACGTGCAGCGCCGCGTCCTGGCCGGGCTGCTCGCCGCGCGCCGCGGCCCGTCGACGATTCCCGCCGGCGGTTTCGAGGAGCGGCTGGCCGAGCTGACCTCCGAGACCGCCCTGGACAGCGAGGAGCTGCGCTTCCGCGCGATCCGCCAGCGCCTGACCCGCCGACTGCTGGACGACCCGGTGCTGTACTACGAGCGCCTGACCGACGAGGAACTCGCCTACCTGACCCGCCAGCGCGGCTTCCTCACCGCTCGCATCACCGAACTGACCGGCCTGGTCGCGGAGGTGCGGGCCGAGGGCATCGCGATGGTTGATCCTCCCCCAGAGCTTCGCCTGGGAGGTGCCCCCAACGACCTCACCGACGTACGAATGCCCGAGCAGGGCACCCACGGGCATGTCACCCTGCTGCTCGCCGAACACCTGGCGACCGCGGACGTAGCGGTGAGCCACGGTGAGTTGGAGCGACGCGTGCGGGAACTGGCTGCCGATCACGGGGCGTTCTGGTCGAAGAGCGCCAAGCAGCCGGGCGCGGAGGCCGAGCTGGTGGACCAGGCACTCACCAAGCTCACCGCGCTCGGCCTGGTGGCCCGTACCGCCGCCGGCGTGACCCCGCTGCCGGCGCTTGCCCGGTACGCGGTCGGGGAGACCGTAGTGGTCGAACAGGGAGCTCGCACCGCCCGTCCCTCTCAGCGAAAGGCGCACCAGCCGTGA
- a CDS encoding WYL domain-containing protein encodes MCLREGAAGARNDDGHGERDGGSQDPQGAARAVVPGTRHGPGIPRIHSSARRVHEAGRRARLPAGVARLEEIAPAAGADPASGPWLRVELRAETLDWLPPVLASLDRPFVIERPDELRHLVIALADRLASCARQA; translated from the coding sequence GTGTGCCTTCGCGAGGGGGCAGCGGGGGCGCGAAACGACGACGGACACGGCGAACGAGACGGCGGCAGCCAAGATCCGCAGGGTGCTGCCCGAGCGGTTGTCCCGGGCACTCGACACGGTCCTGGAATCCCTCGCATTCACAGCTCCGCCCGGCGAGTTCACGAAGCCGGACGCCGCGCCCGGCTTCCGGCCGGCGTTGCGAGGCTGGAGGAGATCGCTCCCGCGGCAGGCGCGGATCCGGCGAGCGGGCCTTGGCTGCGAGTCGAGCTACGGGCGGAAACCCTCGACTGGTTGCCGCCGGTACTCGCCTCACTCGACCGGCCCTTCGTCATCGAGCGCCCCGACGAATTGCGCCACCTCGTCATCGCGCTCGCCGACCGCCTTGCGTCCTGCGCCCGTCAAGCCTGA
- a CDS encoding TIGR02677 family protein, protein MTSQPPGRERTDYAPFAHLTVPHAALYRRVMRAFLAAKERFAVHLRPEDVHAALPPEQRPGDLDAVVKALDSLVEWGNLRADPDTARVTAVEDFYRKRFIYQLTQAGEAAEEALNAYDEALGRRGALQAVALHDIVTQLRALLVIAAEEIPDDAKAHLALSVLTARFEALAENARAFMGSLQRTIDLHGVEVEVFLAYKDRLIQYLERFIQDLITLGGRIALLIGELEQGGRADALLRLAAAREAADAAPEEAESAEAQAYARWAARWAGLAAWFMSADGRESQARLLRGRALGAIPQLLAVVRQLNERRAGRSDRSADFRALARWFAEAPDDEARHRLWRAAFGLYSSRHLTVDADTLAGRTASPVPASTPWSEAEPLRISPQLRRTGSYERRGRARKVQDRSEQRRLLAELAARQAEEVTAARARLATDGTTRLSALGELEPAAFDLFLRLLGDALSTWRPGMTTTLATSNDGTMEIRLTALADGTTTEIRTPGGTFRGPDHLVEITDLTRDGRVRSATVPAAGEER, encoded by the coding sequence ATGACCTCGCAGCCTCCTGGCCGGGAGCGGACCGACTACGCGCCCTTCGCACACCTGACCGTGCCCCATGCCGCCCTGTACCGGCGGGTGATGCGTGCGTTCCTGGCCGCAAAGGAACGGTTCGCAGTGCACCTGCGGCCCGAGGACGTGCACGCGGCGCTGCCGCCGGAGCAGCGGCCCGGTGATCTGGACGCGGTCGTCAAGGCGCTGGACAGCCTCGTCGAGTGGGGCAATCTGCGGGCGGACCCGGACACCGCAAGGGTCACGGCGGTCGAGGACTTCTACCGCAAGCGGTTCATCTACCAGCTCACCCAGGCCGGAGAGGCCGCCGAGGAGGCGCTGAACGCGTACGACGAGGCGCTGGGGCGGCGCGGTGCGTTGCAGGCGGTGGCCCTGCATGACATCGTCACCCAGCTGCGGGCGCTGCTGGTGATCGCGGCCGAGGAGATACCGGATGACGCGAAGGCGCATCTGGCGCTGTCCGTCCTGACGGCCCGGTTCGAGGCGCTGGCGGAGAACGCGCGGGCGTTCATGGGGTCGCTACAGCGCACGATCGACCTGCACGGTGTCGAGGTGGAGGTGTTTCTCGCCTACAAGGATCGGCTGATCCAGTACCTGGAGCGGTTCATCCAGGACCTGATCACGCTGGGCGGGCGGATCGCGCTGCTCATCGGCGAGCTGGAGCAGGGGGGCCGGGCAGACGCGCTGTTGCGGCTCGCGGCGGCCCGTGAGGCGGCCGACGCCGCTCCGGAGGAGGCGGAGAGCGCCGAGGCGCAGGCGTACGCGCGGTGGGCGGCACGGTGGGCGGGGCTGGCCGCCTGGTTCATGTCGGCGGACGGGCGGGAGTCGCAGGCCCGGCTGCTGCGTGGACGTGCCCTGGGTGCCATCCCGCAGCTGCTGGCCGTCGTGCGGCAGTTGAACGAGCGGCGCGCCGGGCGCTCGGACCGGTCTGCGGATTTCCGTGCTCTGGCCCGCTGGTTCGCCGAGGCGCCGGACGACGAAGCGCGGCACCGGCTGTGGCGGGCCGCTTTCGGGCTGTACTCCTCCCGGCACCTGACCGTGGACGCCGACACCCTCGCCGGGCGTACGGCCAGCCCGGTGCCCGCGTCCACCCCGTGGTCCGAGGCCGAGCCGCTTCGGATCAGCCCGCAGCTGCGCCGCACCGGCAGCTACGAGCGGCGGGGCAGGGCTCGCAAGGTGCAGGACAGGTCCGAACAGCGGCGGCTGCTGGCTGAGCTGGCCGCGCGGCAGGCGGAGGAGGTCACGGCGGCCCGCGCCCGGCTGGCCACGGACGGCACGACCCGGTTGTCGGCACTCGGCGAGCTCGAACCGGCGGCCTTCGACCTGTTCCTGCGGCTGCTCGGGGATGCCCTGTCCACCTGGCGGCCGGGCATGACGACGACCCTGGCGACCAGCAACGACGGCACGATGGAGATCCGGCTGACGGCCCTGGCGGACGGGACGACCACCGAGATCCGCACACCGGGCGGCACCTTCCGCGGCCCTGATCATCTGGTCGAGATCACCGATCTGACCCGCGACGGGCGGGTGCGATCCGCCACGGTGCCGGCGGCAGGAGAGGAACGATGA
- a CDS encoding type II toxin-antitoxin system death-on-curing family toxin produces MTEVRYIQIDEILAIARKVNDTEHSVRDMGLLVSAIERPRTNVFGAELYPTLHEKAAALLHSVARNHALIDGNKRTAWLAMRVFLRFNGVSAGIAPPHVSIAGPFVEEVAQDNIDVPAIAKRLSAWFPVS; encoded by the coding sequence GTGACCGAAGTGCGCTACATCCAGATCGACGAGATCCTCGCCATCGCCCGCAAGGTCAACGATACCGAGCACAGCGTGCGTGACATGGGACTCTTGGTGTCGGCGATCGAACGACCCCGGACGAACGTGTTCGGAGCCGAGCTGTATCCCACGCTGCACGAGAAGGCGGCGGCTCTGCTGCACTCCGTTGCCCGCAATCACGCGCTGATCGACGGCAACAAGCGCACCGCCTGGCTCGCGATGCGTGTCTTCCTGCGGTTCAACGGCGTCAGCGCCGGCATCGCCCCGCCGCACGTCTCCATTGCCGGTCCGTTCGTCGAGGAAGTCGCGCAGGACAATATCGATGTACCGGCCATCGCCAAGCGTCTGTCGGCCTGGTTCCCCGTTTCCTGA
- a CDS encoding TetR/AcrR family transcriptional regulator: MTDKRAFPTRRAAAERNRDKILAAARTAFAEGDTDISMAGVARRAGVGMATLYRNFPGRQELLEALYAGEVDAICEAAVMEDGQTPGAALTAWLRLHFDFLPNKRLIVSELLEHTGQDGPHSRREQALAAGRPLLAAAQKAREVRDDLTLEQVFDMIVAIAKIHGSPDYLEPIIQTMLNGLRIPAGEYDHGRAGSR; encoded by the coding sequence ATGACTGACAAGAGGGCGTTTCCCACACGGCGGGCAGCGGCCGAACGCAACCGCGACAAGATCCTGGCTGCGGCCCGCACCGCGTTCGCCGAAGGTGACACCGACATCTCCATGGCCGGGGTTGCTCGGCGCGCGGGCGTCGGCATGGCCACGCTCTATCGCAACTTCCCCGGACGCCAGGAACTGCTCGAAGCCCTCTACGCCGGGGAAGTCGACGCCATCTGCGAAGCCGCGGTCATGGAAGACGGACAGACGCCGGGCGCGGCACTCACTGCCTGGCTGCGCCTGCACTTCGACTTCCTCCCCAACAAGCGCCTCATCGTCTCGGAGTTGCTGGAGCACACCGGCCAGGACGGCCCGCACAGCCGTCGCGAGCAGGCCCTCGCCGCCGGCCGGCCCCTGCTGGCCGCCGCGCAGAAGGCCCGTGAGGTGCGCGACGACCTCACCCTGGAGCAGGTCTTCGACATGATCGTGGCCATCGCCAAGATCCACGGATCCCCGGACTACCTCGAACCGATCATCCAGACCATGCTCAACGGGCTCCGCATCCCAGCCGGCGAGTACGACCATGGGCGTGCGGGTTCTCGCTGA
- a CDS encoding PIN domain-containing protein, translating into MIIVIADTSGLLAALDSTHPEHQASNEAIMAAGLLVMSPLLLAEIDHVATREIGREAALSAVDDIRHWMRRGRIALPEITEDHLGVAQSVRARYRDLDLDLADAVNVALAADYDTDAVLTLDRRDFRAVRPLGRHKAFRVLPDDLPI; encoded by the coding sequence GTGATCATCGTCATCGCGGACACCTCCGGGCTCCTTGCGGCGCTCGATTCCACCCACCCCGAGCACCAGGCGTCGAATGAAGCGATCATGGCTGCTGGACTCCTGGTGATGTCCCCGTTGCTGCTCGCGGAGATCGATCACGTAGCAACGCGCGAGATCGGCCGTGAAGCGGCGCTCAGCGCGGTCGACGACATCCGGCACTGGATGCGTCGGGGCCGTATCGCTCTGCCTGAGATCACGGAAGATCATCTCGGGGTCGCCCAGTCCGTGCGGGCCCGCTATCGCGATCTGGACCTGGATCTCGCGGATGCGGTGAACGTGGCCCTTGCTGCTGACTACGACACCGACGCCGTACTCACACTCGACCGTCGCGACTTCCGGGCTGTGCGCCCATTGGGCCGGCACAAGGCGTTCCGGGTACTACCCGACGACCTTCCGATCTGA
- a CDS encoding MFS transporter → MGVNGYLIAFGGLLLLASRASDLFGRRRLFQAGLVVFTAASLFGGLATDGWMLLAARVVQGAGAAALAPSSLSLITTSHTDPAQRTRAMTWWGVAASSAGAAGIVLGGLLTASLSWRWVMLVNVPIGVGLLVASLICLQPSAPSTARARMDVPGAVTITLAAAAIVYGVSIAPDHGWASGRVLALLIGGILVLAAFVAIERRTGDPLIPLDVFSIHNVRIGNILTLCMGVVITAPLFFLSLYLQQVLGESALRTGLSLLPMVSVISAGVLISQKLIPAIGPRRLVVTGGLVAAAGLVWLASLPDQSDYVGHVLLPTVVIGAGTSLTMMPAIVAATTGVAPRNAGVASGLINMCRQLGAALGLAALVTVAATVTRNSSATGSAATVDGYRIAFYAIATMSIVTALLSLLLKGDGAATSPQRKGRAVAAPPESR, encoded by the coding sequence GTGGGTGTCAACGGCTATCTGATCGCATTCGGCGGCCTGCTGCTGCTCGCCTCGCGCGCCAGTGACCTGTTCGGTCGCCGCCGCCTCTTCCAGGCCGGCCTGGTCGTCTTCACCGCCGCCAGCCTCTTCGGGGGCCTGGCCACCGATGGCTGGATGCTGCTGGCGGCACGCGTCGTGCAAGGTGCAGGCGCCGCCGCGCTGGCACCGTCCAGCCTGAGCCTGATCACCACGAGTCACACCGACCCCGCCCAGCGCACGCGCGCGATGACCTGGTGGGGCGTCGCCGCGTCCAGTGCCGGCGCGGCCGGCATCGTGCTCGGCGGCCTGCTGACCGCCTCCTTGAGCTGGCGCTGGGTGATGCTCGTCAACGTGCCCATCGGCGTCGGCCTGCTGGTGGCCAGTCTCATCTGCCTGCAGCCCTCCGCACCCTCAACGGCCCGCGCCCGCATGGACGTTCCCGGTGCCGTGACGATCACCCTGGCCGCTGCCGCGATCGTCTACGGCGTGTCCATCGCCCCGGACCACGGCTGGGCATCCGGACGGGTCCTCGCCCTGCTGATCGGCGGAATCCTGGTGCTGGCGGCATTCGTGGCGATCGAGCGCCGCACCGGCGACCCGCTCATCCCGCTGGACGTCTTCTCCATCCACAACGTGCGCATCGGCAACATCCTGACCCTGTGCATGGGTGTGGTGATCACCGCGCCGCTGTTCTTCCTCTCGCTGTACCTGCAGCAGGTGCTGGGGGAGAGCGCCCTGCGCACCGGGCTGTCGCTGCTGCCGATGGTCTCCGTGATCAGCGCAGGCGTCCTGATCTCCCAGAAGCTGATCCCCGCGATCGGCCCGCGCCGCCTGGTGGTGACCGGCGGCCTGGTTGCCGCCGCCGGACTGGTATGGCTGGCCTCGTTGCCCGACCAGTCCGACTATGTCGGACACGTCCTGCTGCCCACGGTGGTCATCGGTGCGGGCACGAGCCTGACGATGATGCCGGCGATCGTCGCCGCCACCACCGGCGTCGCCCCGCGCAACGCCGGTGTTGCCTCCGGTCTGATCAACATGTGCCGCCAGCTCGGTGCGGCCCTCGGTCTGGCCGCGCTCGTCACCGTCGCCGCCACCGTCACCCGCAACAGCTCCGCGACCGGCTCCGCGGCCACGGTCGACGGCTACCGCATCGCGTTCTACGCCATCGCCACGATGAGCATCGTCACCGCCCTTCTCTCGCTGCTGCTCAAGGGCGATGGCGCGGCCACGAGCCCGCAGCGCAAGGGCCGCGCGGTCGCCGCGCCGCCTGAGTCCCGGTAG
- a CDS encoding TetR/AcrR family transcriptional regulator has product MARPRGFDERSVLEAVREQFWNAGYAATSLDDLMQVTGLGKGSLYAAFGDKHRLFLKALRNYNEVSHGYLRKELDSAERAVDALRAFMMAPVGDATGAAARRGCLMANSTCELATADPGVLAESRRTYEATTAAVAECIVRAKGQGDLPADADPLEFARSLLAAQQGLVFMGRTGMDIDTLTATARSLTARLLPES; this is encoded by the coding sequence ATGGCCAGACCACGAGGGTTCGACGAGCGGAGCGTCCTGGAAGCGGTCCGCGAACAGTTCTGGAACGCGGGATACGCGGCCACGTCCCTGGACGACCTGATGCAGGTCACCGGCCTCGGCAAGGGCAGCCTGTACGCGGCCTTCGGGGACAAGCACCGGCTCTTCCTCAAGGCGCTGCGCAACTACAACGAGGTGAGCCACGGCTACCTGCGGAAGGAGCTCGACTCCGCCGAGCGGGCCGTGGACGCCCTGCGGGCGTTCATGATGGCTCCCGTGGGCGACGCCACCGGGGCAGCCGCTCGCCGAGGGTGCCTCATGGCGAACAGCACGTGCGAGCTCGCCACCGCGGACCCGGGCGTCCTGGCGGAGTCCCGGCGCACCTACGAGGCGACGACGGCCGCGGTCGCCGAGTGCATCGTGCGGGCCAAGGGCCAGGGCGATCTGCCGGCCGACGCCGATCCGCTCGAATTCGCCCGCTCCCTGCTCGCCGCGCAGCAGGGACTGGTCTTCATGGGGCGCACGGGCATGGACATCGACACCCTGACGGCGACGGCGCGCTCGCTCACCGCCCGGCTCCTGCCGGAGTCCTGA